A window of Festucalex cinctus isolate MCC-2025b chromosome 6, RoL_Fcin_1.0, whole genome shotgun sequence contains these coding sequences:
- the inab gene encoding internexin neuronal intermediate filament protein, alpha b, with translation MSYGSEVYSSSSYRRMFGESPRYASSPSRTAMSVSSRGGYRASSASRSNLSSAGAYARKSGRSYSSMPLETFDLAQSSVLNNEFKIVRTNEKEQMQGLNDRFAMFIEKVRNLEQHNKVLETELVALRQRQAEPSRLAELYQQEIRELRSQLDELNGEKSQLLIERDSIDDDLQKLRGKYEEEFRAREEAEATLKAFKKDVEDATMVRLDLEKKVESLLDEINFLRKVHDEEVAELTDMIQAAQVSVEMEVAKPDLTSALKEIRSQYESMASKNLQSAEEWYKTKFADLSEQATRSNDAIRASREEMSEFRRQLQSKTIEIESLRGTNESLEKQLREMEERHGVEIGNYQDGIAELENELRATKSEMARHLREYQDLLNVKMALDIEIAAYRKLLEGEETRIGTGITYPSPSITSGGSYNYQSRIYTSAGKSSKGKDESQPQSKAGSKTTHEVYEETVVTTKKVEKQQDAGDNSTNQKN, from the exons ATGAGCTACGGATCTGAAGTCTACTCCTCTTCCTCCTACCGCAGGATGTTCGGGGAATCTCCCCGCTATGCATCCTCTCCATCTCGTACAGCCATGAGCGTGTCCTCGCGGGGAGGTTACCGAGCCTCCTCCGCATCCCGGAGCAACCTTTCATCAGCGGGCGCGTACGCCCGAAAGTCCGGACGCTCCTACTCGTCCATGCCTCTGGAGACCTTCGACCTGGCTCAGAGCAGCGTTCTCAATAATGAATTTAAAATTGTACGCACTAATGAAAAGGAGCAAATGCAGGGTCTCAATGACCGCTTTGCCATGTTCATTGAGAAAGTGCGCAACTTGGAGCAGCATAATAAAGTGCTGGAGACGGAGCTGGTGGCCCTGCGTCAGAGGCAGGCGGAACCATCCCGCCTCGCCGAGCTGTACCAGCAGGAGATCCGCGAACTGCGCTCCCAGCTGGATGAGCTCAACGGAGAGAAGTCCCAGCTCCTCATCGAGAGAGACAGCATTGACGATGACCTCCAGAAGCTCAGAGGGAAATATGAAGAAGAGTTCCGTGccagggaggaggcggaggctACTCTCAAGGCTTTCAAGAAAGATGTGGAAGACGCCACCATGGTGCGCCTAGATCTGGAAAAGAAGGTGGAATCTCTCCTGGATGAAATCAACTTCCTGAGGAAGGTGCACGATGAGGAGGTGGCCGAACTCACGGATATGATCCAGGCTGCTCAGGTCTCCGTGGAGATGGAGGTCGCCAAGCCCGACCTGACCTCCGCCCTCAAGGAGATCCGAAGCCAGTACGAATCGATGGCCTCCAAGAACCTGCAGTCGGCCGAGGAGTGGTACAAGACCAAGTTCGCCGACCTCTCTGAGCAGGCCACCCGCAGCAACGATGCCATCCGCGCCAGCAGGGAGGAAATGAGCGAGTTTAGGAGGCAACTGCAGTCCAAGACCATCGAGATTGAGAGTCTGAGAGGCACTAATGAGTCCCTGGAAAAGCAGCTCAGGGAGATGGAGGAAAGACACGGCGTGGAGATTGGAAACTACCAG GATGGCATAGCAGAGTTGGAGAATGAGCTGAGGGCCACTAAAAGTGAGATGGCTCGTCACTTGAGGGAGTACCAAGATCTGCTGAATGTCAAGATGGCTCTTGATATTGAGATAGCAGCATATAG GAAGCTGCTGGAAGGTGAGGAGACCCGCATAGGAACAGGGATCACCTATCCTAGCCCATCCATAACCTCCGGCGGCAGCTACAACTACCAGTCCCGCATCTACACTAGTGCTGGCAAGAGCTCCAAGGGCAAGGATGAGAGCCAGCCGCAGAGCAAGGCTGGGAGCAAGACCACACACGAGGTTTATGAGGAGACAGTGGTCACCACTAAAAAGGTGGAGAAGCAGCAAGATGCCGGTGATAACTCCACCAATCAGAAAAACTAG